A window of Acidobacteriota bacterium contains these coding sequences:
- a CDS encoding glycosyltransferase, whose amino-acid sequence MPAANFKHLADVDELVFYTEFGLRVVESAFQSLNLTPQPPMHILPHGVDTTIFHPLVENDFSQSRKQARLQLFPDRPHLEDAFIVLNANRNNKRKRVDLTMQAFAEFAKDKPDAYLYLHMGMRDYGYDIPALTEKLNLDDRLLRATEETEKPTISDEQLNVIYNACDIGINTSLGEGWGLVAFEHAATGAAQIVPAHSAGAELWRDYGYLVELNKTSDVKNEIAIADAAMVLQSLYQDRQLLDSLSARAFAYANSEKFSWQAIAEDWRKLLS is encoded by the coding sequence ATGCCTGCCGCTAATTTTAAACATTTAGCCGATGTAGATGAGCTGGTCTTCTACACTGAGTTCGGCTTGCGGGTGGTCGAATCGGCATTTCAATCGCTCAACCTCACCCCTCAACCACCGATGCACATTTTGCCGCACGGCGTCGATACCACGATTTTTCATCCGCTCGTCGAAAATGATTTTTCGCAAAGTCGCAAACAAGCCCGCTTACAATTATTTCCCGACCGACCGCATCTCGAAGATGCCTTCATCGTGTTAAATGCCAATCGCAATAACAAACGCAAGCGCGTGGATTTGACCATGCAGGCGTTTGCCGAATTCGCCAAAGATAAACCTGACGCTTACCTTTACCTGCACATGGGAATGCGCGATTACGGTTATGACATTCCGGCGCTGACGGAAAAATTAAACCTGGACGACCGCTTGTTACGCGCCACTGAAGAAACCGAAAAGCCCACAATTTCAGATGAACAGTTGAATGTGATTTATAACGCCTGCGATATTGGCATCAACACTTCGCTGGGTGAAGGTTGGGGACTTGTGGCTTTTGAACACGCGGCAACCGGCGCGGCGCAAATCGTCCCCGCGCATTCCGCCGGTGCGGAACTCTGGCGCGACTACGGTTATCTCGTTGAACTCAACAAAACTTCAGATGTGAAAAATGAGATTGCGATTGCTGATGCCGCAATGGTTTTGCAAAGCCTTTATCAAGACCGGCAGTTGCTTGACAGTTTATCGGCGCGTGCCTTCGCTTATGCAAATTCCGAAAAGTTTTCCTGGCAGGCGATTGCCGAGGATTGGCGAAAGCTGCTGTCCTGA
- a CDS encoding tRNA-binding protein, producing MSAINPAPLKPLITFDILNQIDIRVGTIELVEDVAGSNKLVRLTVDFGDHKRRILAGMKKERANVQEIVGRQALFVVNLEPKKMLGELSEGMLFDLGYADGITPMLAVPEAQVPNGTRAG from the coding sequence ATGTCAGCAATCAATCCCGCGCCCCTCAAACCGCTCATCACCTTCGATATTCTCAACCAGATTGATATTCGCGTCGGCACCATTGAACTGGTCGAAGACGTAGCCGGCTCGAATAAACTTGTGCGCCTGACGGTTGATTTCGGCGACCATAAACGCCGCATCCTTGCCGGGATGAAAAAAGAACGCGCCAATGTGCAGGAAATCGTCGGCAGACAGGCGCTTTTTGTGGTCAACCTTGAGCCGAAAAAAATGCTCGGCGAATTATCGGAAGGCATGCTGTTTGACCTCGGTTACGCCGATGGCATTACGCCAATGCTCGCCGTACCGGAAGCCCAAGTTCCCAACGGCACGCGCGCCGGTTAA
- the aroC gene encoding chorismate synthase, with translation MFKFSTAGESHGKCLVAIIEGLPAGLGVDLSFINHELWRRQQGYGRGGRMKIERDEVEIISGVRHGKTLGSPVALLVHNRDFENWVEVMNVEPREFTEEKRARRVSRPRPGHTDLAGGLKYDTHDLRDILERASARETTARVAVGAFAKLLVREIGIEVLSHVMMIGGIPDEPIEASWETIKALPDDSPLRCVDDDAQQRMIELIDQTKEDKDTLGGIFEVVAHNVVAGLGSHVQWNRKLDGRLAQAIMCIHAVKAVEIGMGAQVSRTTGSQVHDEIGYNQTERRFTRPTNRAGGIEGGITNGEEVRIRGHLKPISTLRRPLMSVDVLTKAESAAAFERSDIVAVTAAGVIGEAMVAIVLADAAREKFGGDSLGEMKRNFEGYSEQLKNY, from the coding sequence ATGTTCAAATTCAGCACAGCCGGTGAATCGCACGGCAAATGCCTGGTCGCCATCATTGAAGGCTTGCCCGCAGGGCTTGGCGTAGATTTGTCTTTCATCAATCACGAACTCTGGCGCAGGCAACAAGGGTATGGGCGCGGCGGACGCATGAAAATCGAACGCGATGAGGTCGAGATTATTTCAGGTGTGCGGCACGGAAAAACCCTGGGGTCGCCGGTGGCGCTGCTGGTTCACAACCGCGATTTTGAAAACTGGGTTGAGGTGATGAATGTTGAACCGCGCGAATTTACTGAAGAAAAACGCGCCCGCCGGGTCTCGCGCCCGCGTCCCGGTCACACCGATTTAGCCGGTGGGTTGAAATATGACACCCATGATTTGCGCGACATCCTCGAACGCGCCAGCGCCCGCGAAACTACGGCGCGCGTCGCCGTCGGCGCTTTCGCGAAATTACTGGTTCGCGAAATCGGCATCGAAGTTTTAAGCCATGTAATGATGATTGGCGGCATACCCGATGAACCGATTGAAGCGAGTTGGGAAACCATCAAAGCCTTGCCCGATGATTCGCCGCTACGTTGCGTTGACGACGACGCCCAACAACGCATGATCGAACTCATTGACCAGACCAAAGAGGACAAAGACACCCTCGGCGGCATCTTTGAAGTGGTCGCCCATAATGTGGTTGCCGGATTGGGTTCGCACGTGCAATGGAATCGCAAACTCGATGGTCGTCTGGCGCAGGCAATTATGTGTATTCATGCGGTAAAAGCCGTTGAAATCGGTATGGGCGCGCAGGTCAGCCGAACCACAGGGTCGCAAGTGCATGATGAAATCGGCTATAATCAAACGGAACGGCGATTCACGCGACCGACCAATCGCGCGGGCGGCATTGAAGGCGGCATTACCAACGGCGAAGAGGTTCGCATTCGCGGGCATTTGAAACCGATTTCGACATTGAGACGACCTCTGATGAGCGTTGATGTTTTAACCAAAGCGGAATCGGCGGCGGCTTTCGAGCGTTCCGATATTGTTGCCGTGACTGCCGCAGGCGTCATCGGTGAAGCGATGGTCGCCATCGTCCTGGCTGATGCCGCGCGCGAAAAATTCGGCGGCGATAGCCTTGGGGAAATGAAGCGAAATTTTGAAGGTTACAGCGAACAGTTGAAAAATTATTGA
- the def gene encoding peptide deformylase: protein MKLEIVKYGDPVLTQRAEEVTEFNQELHKLIDDMFETMYGAPGVGLAAPQVGVLKRLFVMDCSGGKNPKQKVALINPVIEIEEGDQTGDEGCLSFPGIYVQVKRPQRVVVRAQDINGSQFKLDVMDLEARCVEHETDHLDGELFIEYLSPLKKDLVKRKIKKRIKQGDW from the coding sequence ATGAAACTGGAAATTGTAAAATACGGCGACCCGGTTTTGACTCAACGCGCCGAAGAAGTGACCGAATTTAATCAGGAATTACATAAATTGATTGATGATATGTTTGAAACCATGTACGGCGCGCCGGGGGTTGGGCTTGCCGCGCCGCAGGTGGGAGTTTTGAAAAGATTATTTGTGATGGATTGCAGCGGCGGGAAAAATCCCAAACAGAAAGTCGCCCTGATTAATCCGGTGATTGAGATTGAAGAAGGCGACCAGACCGGCGATGAAGGCTGCTTGAGTTTTCCGGGCATCTACGTTCAGGTCAAACGTCCGCAACGTGTCGTGGTGCGCGCTCAGGATATTAATGGCAGCCAGTTCAAACTTGATGTGATGGATTTGGAAGCGCGTTGTGTCGAACACGAAACCGACCATCTTGACGGCGAATTGTTTATCGAGTATCTGAGTCCGCTTAAAAAAGATTTGGTGAAGCGCAAAATTAAAAAGCGCATCAAGCAGGGCGATTGGTAA
- a CDS encoding GAF domain-containing protein: MFNAPQRTDALILKYRALLDVSKALATHYDLAGLFRNLSEQLRLVVDFEAVIITLYDAQKHLMRRYLLESNIAELADLTAEAAVENSLAGLVWKTQKAYLLNRPEDAAAYPPLMKSLQKNGIQSACILPLTSSGHRLGTIGFGSRRVAAYSDDQLEFLQLLANQVAVAIDNTRNFEQAREAEQQAKRQSEHERLMLEINNAVVSQLDLAELLQIVSPSIRKVIGSDTVGVLLYDQERNQLRAFMTDFPPDHPLAQKGLPIDLEGSPSGLAFTTGQPVYVEKPDLERFDSDLAKRVFDEGTQSGVCIPLIAKGHKLGVLGVTSKHENAFSDEDKALLIQIANQVAIAVDNALNFERARRAEQEVKRQLERERLMLKINNAVVSQLDLLELVRVISSSLRETLELDIASVSLYDPESHQLRAYWFDLSETLPPVEEGTVFPLEGNVGGVAFTTGKALFINRTDPEKAYSDFDQRLIEAGIRSGGCIPLIVQERKLGILAIGSFREDAFSPADQELLIHIANQIAIAVENALNFKRARLAERQAGEERDRANLLLDVNNAIISHLDLNELVKRISASLLDALPHDAAGIALYDAENNYLREYASIAYPGYDAYPQGEIFRLTGTAVGLVFTSGEPLLLRRPDAERFPADRLPLPGENMPRSACLVPLISHGRKLGVLGVGSNQEDRFAQSDLDRFAQIAGQVAIAVENALAYREIESLKNKLASEKLYLEQEIQTEYNFAEIIGQSLTLKRILKQVETVAPTDSVVLIQGETGTGKELIARAIHNLSNRSERTMVKLNCAAIPTGLLESELFGHEKGAFTGAVAQRIGRFELAHRGTLFLDEVGDIPLELQPKLLRVLQESEFERLGSSRTLRVDVRLIAATNCDLAQMVEEKKYRGDLFYRLNVFPLRIPPLRERAEDIPLLVGYFIQKHSRRMNKRIESVRAEDMQALIAYHWSGNVRELENFIERAVILSKGSQLEVPLSELRKPSETIPHQTTTMPTKLVSLEDHERQYIQEVLRQTNGVIGGKGGAAEILDLPISTLRSRMKKLGLK; the protein is encoded by the coding sequence ATGTTCAATGCGCCACAACGCACCGATGCGCTGATTTTGAAATATCGCGCTTTGCTTGACGTATCAAAAGCGCTGGCGACGCATTACGATCTTGCCGGACTGTTTCGCAACCTTTCGGAACAACTGCGTCTGGTGGTCGATTTTGAAGCGGTGATTATCACGCTTTACGATGCGCAAAAACATCTGATGCGCCGCTATTTATTGGAGTCGAACATTGCCGAACTCGCCGATTTGACTGCCGAAGCGGCGGTTGAAAATTCCTTAGCCGGATTGGTGTGGAAAACCCAGAAAGCTTATTTGCTCAATCGCCCGGAAGATGCCGCAGCCTATCCGCCGCTGATGAAATCGCTGCAAAAGAATGGCATTCAATCCGCCTGCATCTTGCCGCTCACTTCATCAGGGCATCGCCTCGGCACTATTGGATTTGGAAGTCGCCGCGTAGCCGCCTATAGCGACGACCAGCTCGAATTTTTACAACTGCTCGCCAATCAGGTCGCGGTTGCCATCGACAATACGCGCAATTTTGAACAGGCGCGCGAAGCGGAACAGCAGGCAAAACGGCAATCCGAACACGAACGGTTGATGCTGGAAATCAATAACGCGGTGGTTTCGCAACTTGATTTGGCAGAACTGCTGCAAATCGTTTCTCCCAGCATTCGCAAGGTCATCGGCAGCGATACGGTCGGCGTTCTCTTGTATGACCAGGAGCGTAATCAATTGCGCGCCTTTATGACCGATTTTCCGCCCGACCATCCGCTCGCTCAAAAAGGCTTACCTATCGACCTCGAAGGCAGTCCGAGCGGTCTGGCATTCACCACCGGGCAACCGGTTTACGTTGAAAAACCGGATTTAGAACGCTTCGATTCCGATTTGGCAAAACGGGTTTTTGACGAAGGCACGCAATCGGGCGTCTGCATTCCGCTGATTGCCAAAGGGCACAAATTGGGTGTTTTGGGCGTGACCAGCAAGCATGAGAATGCGTTCTCCGATGAGGACAAAGCGTTATTGATTCAAATCGCCAATCAAGTGGCGATTGCCGTGGATAATGCGCTCAATTTTGAACGGGCGCGCCGGGCTGAGCAGGAAGTCAAACGCCAGCTTGAACGCGAACGCCTGATGCTCAAAATCAATAACGCGGTGGTTTCGCAACTCGACTTGCTGGAACTGGTGCGCGTGATTTCATCCTCTCTTCGCGAAACCCTGGAACTCGACATCGCCAGCGTTTCGCTGTATGACCCGGAAAGCCATCAACTGCGCGCTTACTGGTTCGACCTGTCAGAAACTCTGCCGCCGGTTGAAGAAGGAACGGTCTTTCCACTTGAAGGAAATGTCGGCGGGGTGGCGTTTACGACTGGCAAAGCGCTCTTTATCAATCGCACCGATCCCGAAAAAGCTTACTCGGATTTTGACCAACGATTGATTGAAGCAGGCATCCGCTCAGGTGGTTGCATCCCGCTAATTGTGCAGGAGCGTAAACTCGGCATTCTGGCAATCGGCAGTTTTCGTGAAGATGCGTTTTCCCCAGCCGATCAGGAATTGCTCATTCATATTGCCAATCAAATCGCCATCGCTGTTGAGAATGCGCTGAATTTTAAACGCGCCCGGCTTGCCGAACGACAGGCTGGCGAAGAGCGTGACCGCGCCAACCTTTTGCTTGATGTCAACAATGCCATCATTTCCCATCTTGACCTCAATGAACTGGTCAAACGGATTTCCGCCAGCCTGCTTGATGCGCTTCCGCACGATGCCGCCGGAATTGCGCTCTACGACGCTGAGAACAATTATTTGCGCGAATATGCCAGCATCGCTTATCCGGGTTATGATGCGTATCCGCAAGGCGAAATTTTTCGGCTTACCGGAACCGCCGTCGGGCTGGTGTTTACCTCGGGCGAGCCGCTGCTACTCAGGCGACCGGACGCTGAGCGTTTTCCCGCAGACCGCCTGCCGCTTCCGGGCGAAAATATGCCGCGTTCTGCCTGTCTGGTGCCGCTCATTTCTCACGGACGAAAACTTGGAGTTCTCGGCGTCGGCAGCAATCAAGAAGACAGGTTCGCCCAGTCCGACCTCGACCGCTTCGCGCAAATTGCCGGTCAAGTCGCCATCGCTGTCGAAAATGCCCTGGCTTATCGCGAGATTGAATCACTTAAAAATAAACTCGCAAGCGAAAAGCTTTACCTTGAACAAGAGATTCAAACCGAATATAACTTCGCAGAAATCATCGGGCAGAGTCTCACTTTAAAGCGCATTCTCAAACAGGTCGAAACCGTCGCGCCTACCGATTCCGTGGTTTTGATTCAAGGCGAAACCGGAACCGGCAAAGAACTCATTGCCCGCGCCATTCATAACTTGAGCAACCGCAGCGAACGCACCATGGTAAAACTCAACTGCGCGGCAATTCCGACGGGACTGCTCGAAAGCGAACTTTTCGGACATGAAAAAGGCGCGTTTACCGGCGCTGTCGCGCAACGCATCGGGCGTTTTGAACTGGCGCATCGCGGCACCCTTTTTTTGGATGAAGTCGGCGACATTCCGCTTGAATTACAACCGAAACTTTTGCGCGTCTTGCAGGAATCGGAATTTGAGCGACTCGGCAGTTCGCGCACCCTGCGCGTCGATGTGCGACTGATTGCCGCGACCAATTGCGACCTGGCGCAGATGGTCGAAGAGAAAAAATATCGCGGCGATCTGTTTTATCGCTTGAATGTTTTTCCGTTGCGAATTCCACCGCTTCGCGAACGCGCCGAAGATATTCCACTACTGGTCGGCTACTTCATTCAAAAACATTCGCGTCGCATGAATAAACGCATCGAGTCGGTGCGCGCCGAAGATATGCAGGCGCTCATCGCTTACCATTGGTCTGGTAATGTCCGGGAGTTGGAAAATTTCATTGAACGCGCCGTGATTCTTTCAAAAGGGAGTCAACTGGAAGTCCCGCTTTCGGAACTCCGAAAACCAAGTGAAACAATCCCTCATCAAACAACCACGATGCCCACCAAACTGGTTTCCCTCGAAGACCATGAACGCCAATACATTCAAGAGGTGTTGCGTCAGACAAACGGCGTCATCGGCGGCAAAGGCGGCGCGGCGGAAATCCTCGACCTGCCGATTTCTACCCTTCGCAGCCGCATGAAAAAACTCGGTTTGAAATAA
- a CDS encoding TolC family protein has protein sequence MTNRACLLIFTLLLLGSTTNAFAQQPVSSAVETLTLEQAINLALNDNRQLKNSDIEVKKYGDRIAATRTLKLPSFKVDVQASQLLTPLNFTFDKGTFGTFEATGPIPNEDTTISTARKPTLIVIGQVTQPLSQLYRINLNLKQLNVGREIAEQQSRAQKQTIVNQVKRAYYAVLQTQSALLAIEESLKLYEELERVTTDYVAQQVALKSENLDVKTRYAKAEYDALNLRNTLATQKEQLNHLMGRDIRAEFTLNAVPEATSFENNLAAARTRAIEQRPEVQEGRLKIKQAELDRRIKKSEFIPDVGLGLTYISPLNLNSIVPKTIATFGVTFSWEIFDWGKKRRELDEKSRIIEQATNGLADVESQVLMDVNNRHRQLQQTRQSLRIALLSQDTAREQLRVVSHKYRVQMALLKDVLEVQTRLADANNQYQQALLAYWSAKADFEKAIGEDK, from the coding sequence ATGACGAACCGCGCATGTTTATTGATTTTTACGCTGCTGTTATTAGGTAGCACAACGAACGCTTTCGCTCAACAACCCGTATCATCTGCGGTTGAAACCTTGACGCTGGAGCAGGCTATCAACCTGGCGCTCAATGACAATCGCCAACTGAAAAACAGCGATATTGAAGTGAAAAAATATGGCGACCGTATTGCCGCGACGCGCACCCTCAAACTGCCGTCGTTCAAAGTCGATGTGCAGGCATCACAACTGCTCACGCCGCTCAATTTCACTTTCGATAAAGGCACCTTCGGCACCTTTGAAGCGACCGGGCCCATACCGAACGAAGACACCACCATCAGTACGGCAAGAAAACCGACATTGATTGTCATCGGACAGGTGACGCAACCGCTTTCGCAACTCTATCGCATCAACCTCAACCTCAAACAACTCAACGTTGGTCGCGAAATTGCCGAGCAACAATCACGCGCCCAGAAACAAACCATCGTTAATCAGGTCAAACGCGCTTACTACGCCGTTTTGCAAACCCAGAGCGCGCTCCTGGCGATAGAAGAATCGCTCAAGCTGTACGAAGAGCTTGAGCGCGTGACCACGGATTACGTCGCCCAACAAGTGGCGCTTAAATCAGAAAATCTTGATGTCAAAACGCGCTATGCAAAAGCCGAATATGATGCCCTCAATTTGCGCAACACGCTGGCGACGCAAAAAGAACAACTCAACCACCTGATGGGTCGCGACATTCGCGCCGAATTCACCTTGAACGCGGTGCCCGAAGCCACCAGCTTTGAAAATAATCTGGCGGCGGCGCGCACCCGCGCCATTGAACAACGTCCCGAAGTGCAGGAAGGGCGCTTGAAAATTAAACAGGCGGAACTCGACCGGCGCATCAAAAAATCGGAATTCATTCCTGATGTCGGACTCGGACTGACTTATATCTCGCCGCTCAATCTCAATTCGATTGTGCCGAAAACCATTGCGACGTTTGGCGTGACCTTCAGTTGGGAAATTTTCGATTGGGGCAAGAAACGGCGCGAACTCGACGAAAAGAGTCGAATCATTGAACAGGCAACCAATGGTTTAGCCGATGTTGAAAGTCAGGTATTGATGGACGTCAATAATCGCCACCGGCAATTGCAACAGACGCGGCAAAGTTTGCGCATCGCTTTACTTTCGCAGGACACCGCGCGTGAACAGTTGCGCGTCGTGAGCCATAAGTACCGTGTGCAAATGGCGCTTTTGAAGGATGTGCTGGAAGTGCAAACGCGCCTTGCCGATGCCAACAACCAATATCAACAGGCGCTGCTCGCTTATTGGAGCGCCAAAGCTGATTTCGAGAAAGCCATAGGAGAAGACAAATGA
- a CDS encoding efflux RND transporter periplasmic adaptor subunit: MKNQELKFIAIIFALSVTVGCKVQAVEKAPVPVKVKTIELASNTGGMRYSASIVPRTEVQLAFRVSGYIDALHQVRGVDGQWRNVQEGDVIPRGTVLAQVRRSDYAVKVTQAESQTAEARAGVDSSKAQLAEAESSLASAKAQLAEAEAAYERAKLDFERAKNLYEGQSLTKADYDAAKSQYDMAQAKLNSAKSQVAVVNAKIQVARAVIDSYDAKVKGAKAVVAEAAIPLQDTALRAPMNCVVLQKSVEVGTLVSPGAAAFVIADTSSVKAIFGVPDLMVKQMKLGNTLKVTTEAALGEDFQGQITAISPAADPKSRVFDIEVTIPNAQNLLKVGMIAALTVEGETNPSEAIPVVPLNAIVKSGNHENPYAVFVIEEHSGRTIARQRPLKLGETLGNTVAVIDGLKAGERVITTGANLIQNNDSVQIIP, translated from the coding sequence ATGAAAAATCAGGAATTGAAATTCATCGCTATCATTTTTGCCTTGAGCGTGACGGTCGGGTGCAAGGTTCAAGCCGTTGAAAAAGCGCCTGTGCCGGTGAAAGTAAAAACCATTGAACTGGCGTCAAACACTGGCGGGATGCGCTATTCGGCAAGCATCGTTCCGCGCACAGAGGTACAGCTTGCCTTCAGAGTCAGCGGTTATATTGATGCGCTTCATCAAGTGCGCGGCGTTGACGGGCAGTGGCGTAATGTGCAGGAAGGGGATGTCATTCCCAGAGGCACTGTGCTGGCGCAAGTGCGCCGCAGCGATTATGCGGTCAAAGTCACGCAAGCCGAATCGCAGACCGCCGAAGCGCGCGCCGGTGTCGATTCCAGTAAAGCGCAACTGGCAGAGGCTGAATCATCGCTCGCTTCAGCGAAAGCGCAACTCGCCGAAGCCGAAGCCGCTTATGAACGCGCCAAATTAGATTTTGAACGCGCTAAAAATCTTTATGAAGGTCAAAGTCTGACCAAAGCCGATTATGACGCGGCGAAATCGCAATATGACATGGCGCAGGCGAAACTCAACAGCGCGAAATCACAGGTCGCCGTGGTCAACGCTAAAATTCAGGTGGCGCGCGCGGTCATTGATTCTTATGACGCGAAGGTCAAGGGAGCCAAAGCCGTGGTTGCGGAAGCCGCCATTCCCTTGCAGGACACCGCGCTGAGAGCGCCGATGAATTGTGTGGTGCTGCAAAAATCGGTTGAAGTGGGAACCCTGGTGTCACCCGGCGCTGCGGCTTTTGTTATCGCCGACACCTCATCAGTCAAAGCCATCTTCGGGGTTCCCGATTTGATGGTGAAACAAATGAAACTCGGAAATACCTTGAAGGTGACGACAGAGGCGGCGCTCGGCGAAGATTTTCAAGGGCAGATTACCGCCATCTCGCCAGCCGCCGACCCCAAGAGTCGCGTCTTCGATATTGAAGTCACCATTCCCAATGCGCAGAATTTATTGAAAGTCGGCATGATTGCTGCGCTCACCGTTGAAGGGGAGACCAACCCATCTGAAGCCATCCCGGTTGTGCCATTGAACGCCATCGTAAAATCCGGCAATCACGAAAACCCTTACGCGGTCTTTGTGATTGAAGAGCACAGCGGCAGAACGATAGCGCGACAACGCCCGCTCAAACTGGGCGAAACTCTGGGTAACACCGTAGCTGTCATTGACGGGTTGAAGGCGGGTGAGCGCGTCATCACCACCGGAGCCAACCTGATTCAAAACAACGATAGCGTTCAAATCATTCCATAA